One Phreatobacter oligotrophus genomic window, AAGGACAAGCCGGGTTTCGGCCCGGCTCTGGCGGAAGCCGCGCAGGATGAGGTGGTCTACGCCGTGTTGAGGCGGCATGGCATTCTCAAGCCCTCGCTGTTCGAACGGGTCGAGGCGGCGCTGGAAACCGTGCGCCCGATGCTGGCGACCCATGGAGGCAATGCCGAGGTCGCGGCGGTAGAAGGAAACCGTGCAGATATACGGTTTCTGGGTGCTTGCGATGGCTGCCCGGCCTCGCAGCTCACCTTCTATGCTGGGGTCAAGAAGGCGATACAGGATCAGGTGCCGGAAATCACCGAGGTGCGCCAGGCCAAGAGCCTTGGCGGCGGCGGGGCGGATACGGTGCATTTCACCTCGCCTTTTGCCAATGTTCCAGGCGGGCCATGGCTGACTGCGCTGACGCTCAAAGAATTGCCTGATGGCAGCACGCGTTTTCTGGAGCTCGATGGCCATGCGATCATCCTATCACGCCAGGGCGACCAGGTGACCTGCTTCAAGAATGCCTGCGCCCATATGGGGCTTGAAATGACTGATGGCGATCTTGCCAACGGCATTCTCACCTGCCCCTATCATGGCTTCCGCTATGCGCTGGAAAGCGGGGAATGCTTGACCGCGCCAGAAGTGCAACTGCAGCCGCATACGGTGCGAGTCATCGGCAACCGGATCGAAGTCAGGATCCAGCGATGAAAGTGTCCCTGTCGCAGTCCTTCTCGCCCTACAAGGCACCGGGTACGATCACGCAGGGAGCGCCGCTGCTCGATCCTTCCGGGGCACGGGTTATCCTAGGGACAGACGGCGGGCATCTAGCTGAACCGATCACACCGCTTGCCCATCGCTTGTTCGGCCCGCGCGGTGTCTGCCTGCATGAGGATGGCTCGCTCTGGGTCTCCGATACCGG contains:
- a CDS encoding NifU family protein, translating into MAHPAESPGLDRLLGELRALEGLAQSWDDSARMGAKAQAEAIDALNAEAFRRLIRALKDKPGFGPALAEAAQDEVVYAVLRRHGILKPSLFERVEAALETVRPMLATHGGNAEVAAVEGNRADIRFLGACDGCPASQLTFYAGVKKAIQDQVPEITEVRQAKSLGGGGADTVHFTSPFANVPGGPWLTALTLKELPDGSTRFLELDGHAIILSRQGDQVTCFKNACAHMGLEMTDGDLANGILTCPYHGFRYALESGECLTAPEVQLQPHTVRVIGNRIEVRIQR